Genomic DNA from Parafrankia irregularis:
CGCACAGACGAGCGAGGACGTGGTCTCCAACGGTCTGGCTCATTGAAGGATGTCCTCTCTTGTTCCGGTATACGGGCGCGCCTCTTGTTCCGGCATGTGGGCGCGCACCGACACAGACGCGCTGCCAGCGGGTACCGCCCGCCTCCGACGGCCGTCCCCGGAGGACGGGTACCAAAACGCATCCGCCGACAGGGCGCTATCGCGGTTCGTCTCCGGCAGGCCGGGCAGGACCCCGGATGTCAAGCCGGGCAGACCGGATAAATCGCGTGGAGGAGAGGAGATCGGAATGGCTACCACCGTGGCAGAGGTGATGACCCGAGCGCCGGCAACCGTCCGGCCGGACGAGACCCTCGCCGAGGCCGCACGGACGATGCGGGAGACCGAGGCCGGCGACGTCCTCGTCGTTGACGACGGTGAGCTCGTCGGCATACTGACCGATCGCGACATCGTGATCAGAATCGTCGCGGAGAGCAGGGACACGTCCACCGCGAAGGTTCACGAAGCCTGCAGCGCGGAGCTGGAGACAGTCACCCCGGACACCTCGATCGACGACGCCGCCGAGCTGATGCGGCTGCGCGCGGTCCGGCGACTGCCCGTGGTGGAAGGCACGCAGCCCGTCGGCATCATCAGCCTCGGCGACCTCGCGATCACCCGCGACGAGGAGTCCGTGCTCGGGCAGGTCAGCGCTATGCCCAGCAACCGCTGACCGCCGCTGATCGGCAACCGCTGACCGCAGGACCGCTGACCGCAGGACGCACGGAGGAGACCGGATCGTCCGCCCCCGCCCACTGCGGGAGCGGACGGATCCTGCGGGAACGAGCGGTTCTCCTCCAGCCGTCGGGGCACAACGGGCCACGTCCTGGCCCGACCCGCCGGACCTGTTCACTGTGGCGATCGTCGACCCGGCACGGAATACGGTAGAGAAATGCAACAGGGCAACCCGGGAAAAGAGAGTTTCTGGCTGGATTCCGGGAATCCGGCGGATCACCGAGACGGAGCCGGCCGGGCAGACCTGGTCGAACAGATGCTGCTACTACTCGGAATCGGACAGAGTCTGTCGGAGGAGGACGCAGCCCGCGAGTCCTCGTAGCAAGGCGGAGGGCCGTCAGACGCGGTGAACCTGTGCATTGAACACCTCGTCGACGGCGTGCCCGCGAAGATCCTCCAACTCGTCGGCCTGCTCCCGGGCGCGATCGAGGAGATGATCGAGGAGTTCGGGGCTCAGCCTCTCGTCGCGGTTCGCGACCGCCCGCAACGTCCGCCACAGTCGTGACTTGCCGTTCACGCCGAGCCACAGTGTTTCCAGCTCGATCACCGAACTCATCGGCGAGCGCCGCAGCAGCCGGTTGTTCAGCTTGAGCCGGCCCACCTTCTCCGCGACACGCCCGGCCAGCTCCTTGTGGCCCCGTCGCGACACTCCGAGCGTCCCCATGATCTGTAGCAGGGTCGCCCGATCCTTCTCGACCGCGGCCGCCGTGCGTGCCAGCGCGGGACCGGCGGGAGTGCCCTGATGCACCCGCGCCAGCCGATGCGCGAGATCGACGCCAGCGCCGGCACCAGCGAGGTGATCATTGAGATAGGTGCCCAACAGTCGCGGATCCGATTCGTTGGTCACATGACCCATGCCCCCGGGTTGCCCGCTGGCCGCCCTCCCAAGCCGCCGGAGCCTTTTCATCCGCCGTACCGCACCGGGTCCTCATCCGCCCAGAGCCGGTGGCGAGGTGGGACCAAATCCCTCCGGCGTGGTCTCGGCCCGGTTTCGCGCATGCCGACCGGGCAGGCTATCGGCGGGAAGGAAACCGGCGGACCGCCTGACGGCGCGAACGAGCGCGGAACGGGCAGGGAGTGGCGATGCGAATCGGCTACAAGCTCATGACGGAGGCCTTCGGGCCGCGAGAGATTGTCCGACAGGCCGTGGCAGCCGAGGAGGCGGGCTTCGACTTCGTCGAACTCAGCGACCATTTCCATCCCTGGCTCGACGTACAGGGGCATTCCGCCTTCACCTGGTCGATGCTCGGCGCGATCGCGGAGCGCACCGAGCGCGTAGGGCTCGCCACCGGCGTCACCTGCCCGACGATCCGCTACCACCCGGCCGTGATCGCCCAGGCGGCCGCCACGGTGGCCCTGCTCTCCGACGGCCGCTTCACCCTCGGCCTCGGCTCCGGCGAGCGACTCAACGAGCACGTCGTGGGCCGGGAGTATCCGGCGGTCGCGCAGCGGCACGCCATGCTGCGTGAGGCGATCGAGATCATCCGCCTGTTGTGGAGTGGCGGCTACCAGTCGTACGACGGCCGTTACCTGCAGCTGGAGGACGCCCGAGTCTTCGACCTGCCCGACACTCCGCCGGAGATCGCTGTCGCCGCGAGCGGCAGTCCGTCCGCCCGGCTGGCCGCCGAATGCGGCGACGCGCTGTTCGCGACCGAGCCCAAGGCGACGATCGTCGAGGCCTACGTCGCCGCCGGAGGAGCGGGACCGCGCTACGCCGAGGTGCCACTGGCCTACGCCTCGGACGAGGCCACAGCGGCCCGGGGCGTGCTGGAGACGACCCGGTGGGCGCTCACTGGCTGGAAGGTGATGAGCGAACTGCCCAACCCGGTGAACTTCGCCGCCGCCACGACGACCGTCACCGAACACGACGTGACGGATCGGTTCGCCTGCGGCCCGGACCCCGACCGCCACCTCGCGGTCGCGGGCCAGTTCATCGATGCCGGCTTCGACCGGCTCGCGCTGCTCAACGCCGGGCCCGACCCGGACGCCTTCCTGGCGTTCTTCCGCACTGAACTGGCCGAACCGCTCCGCTCCCGGGCGGCCCCACTGGTCTCCGCCTGAGCGGGCGGCACATGGATTCGAGGAGAGGCGATCCCGCTGTGGTCCGACGTGACTCCCCCCGCCTACGCTGAATGCAGTGAGTGAGCGTGGGGTCTTTGACGCGGTGGCGCTGCTGACCGCGATGGAGCGGGCGGCGCCGGCCGACGCCGCGGACGTACTCACGACGCGGCTCCAGGAGGACCTCGGAGCCCTCGGCGCGGCGTTCCTGATCGCTGATTACTCAAGCGACGTCCTCGCCAGGTTCTCCAGGGCCCGCGACGGTGCGATGGTCATGGAGAAGGTGCGCATACGCGGCACCCTGCAAGGGCGGGTACTGCGCACCCAGCGCCCGTCCTCGGACCTCGACGGTGATCGGCTCCTCATCGTCGCGCCGGTCACCGCTCGTGGCGAGGCGATCGGGGTGATCGAGGTCGTTTTCCCCGCGCCCGCGGCCGAACACGGCGCCGGCGCGGCACCCGTCGGAAGCACCACCGCGGATCTCGACCACCTGACGACCGAGATCTCCCACGCCGCACATCTGTTCGCCTACACGGTCGTCCTCAACCGCCGCTACACCGACCTGTTCGAATGGGGACGACGTTCGGTACCCCTCGAACTCGCGGCCGAGATCCAGCGCAGGCTGCTGCCGGACTCGTTCACCTGTGAAAGCGCGCAGGCCACGATCGCCGGCTGGCTGGAGCCATCGGCCTCCGTCGCGGGGGACACCTTCGACTACTCCTTCGGACCAGGCGACCTGTACCTGTCGCTGACGGATGCGATGGGTCATGGGCTGGCTGCCGCCCTCCTGGCCACCGTGACGGTCAACGGTCTGCGCAACGTCCGCCGAGCACCGGGCCCACGGGATCTGGCGGCCACGGCCGACCACGTGAACGCCCTGATGGTCGAACACTCCAACCCGGAGCAGTTCGTCACCGGCCTGCTGTTCCACATCGACCTGCCCACCGGCGCGTTGCGTGCTGTCAACGCCGGCCACATCCCCTTCTACCTCCTGCGGGATGGCATGGTCGAGGAGATCGGCTGGCCGCCGGAGCCCGCGTTCGGAATGTTCCCGGAAACCGCCTACGCCGTCCATCACCTACAACTGCGCGCAGGCGACCGCCTGCTTCTCGTCACCGACGGAATGGTCGACCGCAACGCCGCCCGGATCGACCTGCCCGCACAGCTCGCGGCGAACAGCCACCTGCACCCGCGGGAACTCGTCCAGCACCTCGCCAGGCTCGTTCTCGACGCCTGCGACGGCGACCTCCAGGACGACGCGACAGTCATGTGCCTGGACTGGCACCAACGCAGCGGACGACAGCGCCGGGTCTCCAGCGGAGCCGACCCCAACCGCGCCTCCAGCCCCGAACGGTGACGCCACCACCGGCGGTGGCGGAGCGGCAGGGCTACTACTTGATGACGGCGTCGACAGTCTTCTTGAGGGCGCTCGGTTGGGCCGGGCTGTCCGGAGCCTTCGCCTTCGCTTCCAGCAGCCGTTCCCCGATCTCGGACAACTGCTTGCGGCCGAGTGCCTCACGAACCCGGGGAAACAACTCCCGCTCTTCCTCGTCGATGTGACGGGTCACGCTCTCGATCAGAACCGCAGTCTTGGGATCGAAACGCTCCGCCTCCGGCGAGAGCGCGGCCAGCTCCGCGGCAAGGAGGTCCGCGACGTGATGCTCCTCGTACGATTCAAGGATGTCGCCCTCCAGCGTCGGCAGCAGACCACACACCTCCGGATACATGACCTCGTTCTCGATGTAGGTATGCACCGTGAGCAGTTCGATGATCTTATCGACAAGCCTGCCCTTCGTAGCGTGAGCGTTCTTCCCCGCTTCCTGGAAACGCTTGAACGCAGCTTTGATCGCCTTGTGATCTTCCTTCAGGAGCACGATGGCGTCGGTCGACATTTCATCTCCTCCAGATCTTGACGAAACGAGCTCCGCACAGCCGTTCCCAGGCCCTTGGCAACGTCGCGCGACACGTCAGGCATCAGCGTCGCCCGCGAGCCCCGCGAGATCCACGGCACCCGACGCCGTCGGCGCGGCGAGGGCCGTGACCGTTGCCCAGCCCTGGCGGAGCAGCTCAACGTCGCTGCATGGGCCAGCGTCTTCCGAGACTTCACTGAACGTCGTGGTGACATAGCCGCGTCCCCGCTCGCCGATTCGAGCCTGCACCGCGCCGAAAGTGGCCAGGCTCGCGGGCCGCAGCCCAAGCAGCCGCTCGGGCGGCAGGTCGGGCACATTGACGTTGAGCAGAAACGGTGGTCCCTCGTACGCCACCAGCCAGCTGATGGCACGGCCGGCGACCATCGCCGAGGACTCCCAGTGAGAGGGCTCCGTCGCGACGCACGAGATCGCCATCGCCGGCAGTCCGTGGGTGACGGCGGTGAGACCCGCGCCGACCGTGCCGGAGTGCAGTACGGCCTGCCCGGCGTTCGGCCCGTGGTTGATTCCGGACAGCACGACGTCGGGAGCCGGCCCGAACGCACCGCGGACGCCGACGAAGACAATCAGCGCCGGGGATGCGTCGGCGGCAAGAGCCACCGCGTCTGCGAGGTGGTCGAGGCCTGCGGCTGCGGCCACATCGTCGAGCGCGCGCTCGGTGACGAGGAGGCGCCCGTCCGACTCCAGGGCGGACAGCGACGCACTGCTCCCGCTGCGCTCGCCGTCCGGCGCCACCACGGTCACCTCCAATCCGTGGAAGAGGGCGGCCTGTACGAGGACGCGCAGACCACGGCTGTCGACCCCGTCATCGTTCGTGATCAGTGCGTGCATCAGCGCGCGGTCCCCCGTTCACCGGGCGGACATCCACCCGTGTGGCCAGGCG
This window encodes:
- a CDS encoding CBS domain-containing protein; the protein is MATTVAEVMTRAPATVRPDETLAEAARTMRETEAGDVLVVDDGELVGILTDRDIVIRIVAESRDTSTAKVHEACSAELETVTPDTSIDDAAELMRLRAVRRLPVVEGTQPVGIISLGDLAITRDEESVLGQVSAMPSNR
- a CDS encoding TIGR03557 family F420-dependent LLM class oxidoreductase, giving the protein MRIGYKLMTEAFGPREIVRQAVAAEEAGFDFVELSDHFHPWLDVQGHSAFTWSMLGAIAERTERVGLATGVTCPTIRYHPAVIAQAAATVALLSDGRFTLGLGSGERLNEHVVGREYPAVAQRHAMLREAIEIIRLLWSGGYQSYDGRYLQLEDARVFDLPDTPPEIAVAASGSPSARLAAECGDALFATEPKATIVEAYVAAGGAGPRYAEVPLAYASDEATAARGVLETTRWALTGWKVMSELPNPVNFAAATTTVTEHDVTDRFACGPDPDRHLAVAGQFIDAGFDRLALLNAGPDPDAFLAFFRTELAEPLRSRAAPLVSA
- the surE gene encoding 5'/3'-nucleotidase SurE → MHALITNDDGVDSRGLRVLVQAALFHGLEVTVVAPDGERSGSSASLSALESDGRLLVTERALDDVAAAAGLDHLADAVALAADASPALIVFVGVRGAFGPAPDVVLSGINHGPNAGQAVLHSGTVGAGLTAVTHGLPAMAISCVATEPSHWESSAMVAGRAISWLVAYEGPPFLLNVNVPDLPPERLLGLRPASLATFGAVQARIGERGRGYVTTTFSEVSEDAGPCSDVELLRQGWATVTALAAPTASGAVDLAGLAGDADA
- a CDS encoding PP2C family protein-serine/threonine phosphatase → MSERGVFDAVALLTAMERAAPADAADVLTTRLQEDLGALGAAFLIADYSSDVLARFSRARDGAMVMEKVRIRGTLQGRVLRTQRPSSDLDGDRLLIVAPVTARGEAIGVIEVVFPAPAAEHGAGAAPVGSTTADLDHLTTEISHAAHLFAYTVVLNRRYTDLFEWGRRSVPLELAAEIQRRLLPDSFTCESAQATIAGWLEPSASVAGDTFDYSFGPGDLYLSLTDAMGHGLAAALLATVTVNGLRNVRRAPGPRDLAATADHVNALMVEHSNPEQFVTGLLFHIDLPTGALRAVNAGHIPFYLLRDGMVEEIGWPPEPAFGMFPETAYAVHHLQLRAGDRLLLVTDGMVDRNAARIDLPAQLAANSHLHPRELVQHLARLVLDACDGDLQDDATVMCLDWHQRSGRQRRVSSGADPNRASSPER
- a CDS encoding hemerythrin domain-containing protein, producing the protein MSTDAIVLLKEDHKAIKAAFKRFQEAGKNAHATKGRLVDKIIELLTVHTYIENEVMYPEVCGLLPTLEGDILESYEEHHVADLLAAELAALSPEAERFDPKTAVLIESVTRHIDEEERELFPRVREALGRKQLSEIGERLLEAKAKAPDSPAQPSALKKTVDAVIK